The proteins below come from a single Edaphobacter acidisoli genomic window:
- the rpe gene encoding ribulose-phosphate 3-epimerase, with translation MIELAFSILAANFAHLADEIRAAERGGGTIVHVDVMDGHFVPNITFGPPVVKAIRPITKLPLDCHLMIENPDAFIPDFAEAGADMISVHQEVCRHLHRTLQLIQQHKVQPAVVINPATPVETLIEVLPMVHHVLVMSVNPGFGGQQFLPLALDKIAYLAELREAMGLNFRIEVDGGVAHDTVARVVEAGADMLVAGSAVFSPGKTTQNARELLKLARAAGPKESSHAKGRKSKARKSGKQ, from the coding sequence TTGATCGAACTGGCATTTTCCATCCTTGCCGCAAACTTCGCGCACCTTGCCGATGAGATCCGCGCAGCCGAGCGCGGCGGAGGCACCATCGTCCACGTCGATGTCATGGACGGGCACTTTGTCCCCAACATCACCTTCGGCCCGCCGGTGGTCAAGGCCATCCGGCCCATCACGAAGCTGCCGCTCGACTGCCACCTGATGATCGAGAACCCCGACGCCTTCATCCCAGACTTCGCCGAGGCCGGGGCCGACATGATCAGCGTCCATCAGGAGGTCTGCCGCCACCTGCACCGCACGCTGCAACTCATTCAGCAGCACAAGGTACAGCCCGCCGTCGTCATCAACCCGGCCACGCCGGTTGAAACGCTCATCGAAGTCCTGCCCATGGTCCACCACGTACTGGTCATGAGCGTCAATCCCGGCTTCGGAGGCCAGCAGTTTCTGCCACTTGCGCTCGACAAAATCGCATATCTGGCCGAACTCCGCGAAGCCATGGGCCTGAACTTCCGCATCGAAGTCGACGGCGGCGTCGCTCACGACACGGTTGCCCGCGTCGTCGAAGCAGGAGCGGACATGCTCGTCGCCGGATCGGCCGTCTTCAGCCCCGGCAAGACCACGCAAAACGCACGCGAATTGCTGAAACTGGCACGCGCAGCCGGACCCAAAGAAAGCAGCCACGCAAAAGGCCGCAAATCAAAGGCTCGCAAGTCCGGCAAACAGTAG
- a CDS encoding TldD/PmbA family protein, protein MKAGATDAEAVLYEGDEFSALVRLGQVEQLKESGSRAIGLRVFIGQRVASTSSSDFSHESIDRLVEGAITLAKITSEDPFAGLPEPNEYGKLEGDLNLFFDDVNQMPPAERIEIARRTEAAAMACDTRIQNSGGGDFDTATAHKIMVNSRGFAGEYRSSYCGFSTQPIAQDAAGNMQRNYWFSAARTTKKLDSPEAVGQEAARRTLQRLGARQAKTQKAPVVFSPEIARSIIGNIFEAANGDAIYRNASFFAGKLGEQVAGENITVIDDGTLVFDEGDIKIGGFGTRPFDGEGLPTRRTVLIERGILKNYVTNTYTARKLGTQSTGNASRGLAGNPGIGAGNFFLEPGTLTAEQIIGDVKSGLYVTEVMGFGVNLVTGDYSQGASGLWIENGELAYPVEEITIAGNFKDMYKNIVAIGNDLVFRSASASPTIRIDGMTIAGS, encoded by the coding sequence ATGAAGGCCGGGGCCACCGACGCCGAAGCTGTCCTCTACGAAGGCGATGAGTTCTCCGCGCTCGTTCGTCTTGGTCAAGTCGAGCAGCTCAAGGAGTCCGGTTCGCGGGCCATTGGGCTGCGCGTCTTTATCGGACAGCGCGTGGCGAGCACGTCGTCGTCGGACTTCTCGCACGAGAGCATCGACCGTCTCGTCGAAGGGGCCATCACGCTGGCAAAGATCACCAGCGAAGATCCCTTCGCCGGGCTGCCGGAGCCGAACGAATACGGCAAACTGGAAGGCGACTTGAACCTCTTCTTCGACGACGTGAACCAGATGCCGCCAGCCGAGCGCATCGAGATCGCGCGACGCACCGAGGCCGCAGCGATGGCCTGCGACACTCGCATTCAGAACTCGGGCGGCGGCGACTTCGATACCGCCACCGCGCACAAGATCATGGTGAACTCACGCGGCTTCGCGGGCGAGTACCGCAGCAGCTACTGTGGCTTCTCCACCCAGCCCATCGCGCAGGACGCAGCCGGCAACATGCAGCGCAACTACTGGTTCTCCGCCGCGCGCACGACGAAGAAGCTCGACTCACCCGAGGCCGTTGGTCAGGAGGCCGCGCGGCGCACGCTGCAACGGCTCGGCGCACGACAGGCGAAGACGCAGAAGGCCCCAGTCGTCTTCTCCCCTGAGATTGCGAGATCGATCATCGGAAACATCTTCGAAGCAGCCAACGGCGACGCCATCTACCGCAACGCATCCTTCTTCGCGGGCAAACTCGGCGAACAGGTGGCAGGCGAAAACATCACTGTCATCGACGACGGCACTCTGGTGTTTGATGAAGGCGATATCAAGATAGGGGGCTTCGGCACACGTCCCTTCGACGGCGAAGGCCTGCCCACGCGCCGCACCGTACTGATCGAGCGCGGCATCCTGAAAAACTACGTCACCAACACCTACACGGCGCGCAAACTAGGCACGCAATCCACCGGCAATGCCTCGCGCGGCCTCGCCGGAAACCCTGGCATCGGCGCCGGCAACTTCTTCCTGGAGCCCGGCACCCTCACTGCCGAGCAAATCATCGGTGACGTAAAAAGCGGCCTCTACGTCACCGAAGTCATGGGCTTCGGCGTCAACCTCGTCACAGGCGACTACTCGCAAGGCGCCAGCGGTCTCTGGATTGAAAACGGCGAACTTGCCTATCCAGTCGAAGAGATCACCATCGCAGGCAACTTCAAGGACATGTACAAAAACATCGTCGCGATTGGCAATGACCTCGTCTTCCGCAGCGCAAGCGCATCACCCACGATTCGCATCGATGGAATGACCATCGCAGGGTCATAG
- a CDS encoding UvrB/UvrC motif-containing protein: MLTVATTFHFDQTISFTPEQARELLSSIPAKPGVFALCGARAEDQPYLTRTADLRRRMRRLLDPPESQSKRLNLRDKVARIEYTVTGSEFESQLVLYQAAAALLGHTEARRRLKLHTPYFLRITMANAHPRVYTTNRLSKRGLAEMYGPFPSRLAAERYSDAVLDLFKLRRCVEDLEPYPEHPGCVYGEMKKCLEPCKMACTPEQYAAESEAVKRFFDTRGESMISDLTRQRDEAAQEMEFERAASIHAQWQKVKSAVAQADWLVRPIPNLRAIIVQAAAEAAEQSEEAALFLLSGGCLSGPARLSTLGVRAVREQTSVGSSLFAQPLMLQAIPLEGEASPEDSPEERATTILASLEEKASEPGDLNLLSDHLSLLRRWYYRPEKHRAGEIFFQNADGNWPIRKILRGAARMTIGDPKPIAETNREAAKAAKTRILHEGRPDVEKTVPVVSKPE; this comes from the coding sequence ATGCTGACTGTGGCAACGACGTTCCACTTCGACCAGACCATCAGCTTTACGCCCGAGCAGGCGAGAGAACTTCTCAGCTCAATCCCAGCAAAGCCGGGCGTCTTCGCGCTGTGCGGGGCGCGCGCGGAAGACCAGCCTTACCTGACCCGCACCGCCGACCTCCGCCGCCGGATGCGCCGCCTGCTCGATCCGCCCGAATCGCAGTCGAAGCGTCTGAACCTTCGCGACAAGGTCGCGCGTATTGAATACACCGTCACCGGCTCCGAGTTCGAGTCGCAACTGGTCCTCTATCAGGCCGCTGCGGCGCTGCTCGGACACACCGAGGCCCGACGTCGCCTCAAGCTTCACACTCCCTACTTCCTGCGCATCACCATGGCGAACGCGCACCCTCGCGTCTACACAACCAATCGGCTTTCAAAGCGCGGCCTCGCCGAGATGTACGGCCCGTTCCCCTCGCGGCTTGCGGCCGAGCGTTACTCCGACGCCGTGCTCGATCTCTTCAAACTGCGCCGCTGCGTTGAAGACCTCGAACCCTACCCCGAACATCCCGGGTGCGTCTACGGCGAGATGAAGAAGTGCCTTGAGCCCTGCAAGATGGCCTGCACCCCCGAGCAGTACGCCGCAGAATCCGAAGCCGTGAAGCGCTTCTTCGACACACGCGGCGAAAGCATGATCTCCGATCTCACCCGCCAGCGTGATGAGGCAGCACAGGAGATGGAATTCGAGCGCGCAGCCTCCATTCACGCGCAATGGCAGAAGGTAAAATCCGCGGTAGCCCAGGCCGACTGGCTCGTCCGCCCCATCCCCAACCTGCGTGCCATCATCGTGCAGGCGGCCGCTGAAGCCGCAGAGCAGAGCGAAGAGGCCGCACTGTTTCTGCTGAGTGGCGGATGCCTCTCCGGCCCTGCGCGCCTTTCCACATTAGGCGTCCGCGCGGTGCGCGAACAGACCAGCGTAGGCAGCTCACTCTTTGCGCAGCCGCTCATGCTTCAGGCCATTCCGCTCGAAGGTGAAGCATCTCCAGAAGATTCGCCCGAGGAGCGCGCGACCACCATCCTCGCCAGTCTCGAAGAAAAAGCATCCGAACCCGGAGACCTCAACCTGTTGAGCGACCATCTCTCGCTGCTGCGCCGCTGGTACTACCGCCCGGAGAAGCATCGCGCCGGCGAAATCTTCTTCCAGAACGCCGACGGCAACTGGCCCATCCGAAAGATTCTGCGAGGCGCGGCGCGCATGACGATCGGCGATCCTAAGCCCATAGCCGAAACCAACCGCGAAGCCGCAAAGGCAGCTAAGACGCGCATCCTGCACGAAGGCCGCCCCGACGTTGAAAAGACCGTGCCCGTCGTCAGCAAGCCGGAATAA
- the bamD gene encoding outer membrane protein assembly factor BamD, producing the protein MTHRSFFPTVRASVLAGLVTAAMLAAPIAATAQVTGSSQTTTDANGQQHESVTLTATKPSKKSKKESKADKVVQSKDTKRELRKERKLNPQAAEDAKLPDKELYDKAQYAMKKGRFDVARLDLQTLLNTYPDSQYQMRAKLAVADSWYREGGTAALTQAESEYKDFITFFPNAPEAAEAQMRVGDIYFRQMDKPDRDYSKATHAEEEYRLMIQQFPDSPLVPQAKQRLREVQEVLATRESEIGTFYASHNNWPATIARYQTVIDTYPEFSHMDEVLIGLGDAYEAEANYARSLHLPEAAKAKLEQDYDGKAAAAYRKVVLEHSAAPHVEDARDRLAAMNLPIPTPTPEQVATSVALENSRRSYRLEDRAKLLFLHEPDVVMAARQGDPSLSDPKPTIAPDITRGIISDFKDALNPPKTEAAAPAPAQPQTAAAPAQTPAQSAATPTAPATPAAPLSFQNIPTESGVDTNSSAVDTAVPGNGTGTSTVAPATSSPAGAPGASMGVQIITPSSAPAAAPATSGADTGGLKAVGPPDATPLPAIEKPTAAPDTVNTIQPGTQPAAQQPNPNGKKTKPEFDKGDESSSKHPKKKGLKKLNPF; encoded by the coding sequence ATGACTCACCGTTCCTTCTTCCCAACTGTGCGCGCCAGCGTTCTCGCTGGACTCGTAACCGCAGCCATGCTCGCAGCCCCGATCGCCGCAACAGCGCAGGTCACAGGTTCATCGCAGACCACCACCGACGCCAACGGTCAGCAGCACGAATCGGTCACGCTAACGGCTACGAAGCCTTCGAAGAAGAGCAAGAAGGAGAGCAAGGCCGACAAGGTCGTCCAGTCCAAAGACACCAAGCGCGAGTTGCGCAAGGAGCGCAAGCTCAACCCACAGGCAGCCGAAGACGCAAAGCTTCCAGATAAAGAGCTCTACGATAAAGCGCAGTACGCGATGAAAAAGGGCCGCTTCGACGTAGCCCGCCTCGACCTCCAGACCCTGCTGAACACCTATCCCGACTCGCAGTATCAGATGCGCGCCAAACTCGCTGTCGCCGATAGCTGGTATCGGGAGGGTGGCACCGCCGCGCTCACACAGGCCGAGTCCGAGTACAAGGACTTCATCACCTTCTTCCCCAACGCCCCCGAGGCCGCCGAAGCCCAGATGCGTGTCGGCGACATCTACTTCCGTCAGATGGACAAGCCTGACCGTGACTACTCCAAGGCCACGCACGCGGAAGAAGAGTACCGTTTGATGATCCAGCAGTTCCCCGACTCGCCGCTTGTTCCGCAGGCCAAACAGCGCCTGCGCGAAGTGCAGGAAGTTCTGGCCACGCGCGAGTCAGAGATCGGCACCTTCTATGCTTCGCACAATAATTGGCCAGCGACCATCGCCCGGTATCAGACCGTTATAGACACGTACCCTGAGTTCAGCCACATGGACGAGGTGTTGATCGGTCTCGGCGATGCCTACGAAGCCGAAGCAAACTACGCCCGCTCACTTCACTTGCCCGAAGCGGCCAAGGCAAAGCTCGAGCAGGACTACGATGGCAAGGCTGCTGCCGCATACCGCAAGGTAGTGTTGGAGCACTCCGCTGCGCCTCACGTCGAAGACGCACGCGACCGTCTCGCAGCGATGAACCTGCCCATCCCGACACCCACGCCGGAACAGGTCGCTACCAGCGTTGCTCTTGAAAACAGCCGCCGCAGCTACCGCCTCGAAGACCGCGCCAAACTGCTGTTTTTGCATGAGCCGGACGTAGTGATGGCAGCCCGTCAGGGCGATCCGTCGCTTAGCGACCCTAAACCCACGATCGCGCCCGACATCACCCGCGGTATCATCAGCGATTTCAAGGACGCGCTGAATCCGCCCAAGACCGAGGCAGCGGCTCCAGCGCCCGCACAGCCACAGACTGCTGCCGCTCCTGCGCAAACGCCCGCTCAATCTGCTGCGACACCTACTGCACCCGCCACCCCAGCAGCGCCGCTTTCGTTCCAGAACATACCGACCGAATCCGGTGTCGACACCAACTCATCAGCTGTCGACACAGCTGTTCCAGGCAACGGGACTGGAACCTCGACAGTGGCCCCGGCAACCTCTTCACCAGCCGGAGCGCCCGGAGCCTCAATGGGCGTCCAGATCATTACGCCGTCCTCTGCTCCAGCAGCCGCACCCGCTACTTCCGGCGCTGACACCGGCGGCCTGAAGGCCGTTGGCCCTCCCGACGCAACCCCGCTACCTGCGATCGAGAAGCCAACCGCAGCACCTGACACCGTCAACACCATTCAACCCGGCACGCAGCCTGCGGCTCAGCAACCCAATCCAAACGGCAAGAAGACCAAGCCGGAGTTCGACAAGGGTGACGAGTCCTCCAGTAAGCACCCCAAGAAAAAGGGCCTGAAGAAGCTCAACCCATTCTGA
- a CDS encoding glycoside hydrolase domain-containing protein, with protein sequence MVSRKHLLAASLILLTLATFARAQQSSTARKSYIGFDLNLYPGDNDLPALRKHFAFAGYWLNTPPGEDTNTWLGKRDALIRNGFGFLVLFNGRVDAELMKAQRAHTSPESLGQKDAAAAIAAAQREHFPAHTIIFLDQEEGGRLLDEQAAYLFAWTEAVAHSGYLPGVYASGQPVSEGHGHTITTVQDIREQVAAKHLHPIAIFVYQDACPPSNGCTLNPPSIAKSGTPDALVWQYAQSPRRKSITRACAKTYSSDGNCYAPNTPKLLLDMSVSDSPNPSHGR encoded by the coding sequence ATGGTCTCCCGAAAACACCTGCTCGCCGCCAGCCTCATCCTGCTCACACTCGCAACATTCGCTCGCGCTCAACAATCATCGACGGCGCGCAAAAGTTATATTGGCTTCGACCTGAACCTCTATCCCGGCGACAATGATTTGCCAGCATTGCGTAAGCACTTTGCCTTTGCCGGATACTGGCTCAACACACCTCCCGGCGAAGACACAAACACGTGGCTGGGCAAACGCGACGCGCTGATCCGCAACGGCTTTGGCTTCCTTGTTCTGTTCAATGGACGCGTGGACGCCGAGCTTATGAAGGCGCAACGCGCACACACATCTCCCGAATCGCTTGGCCAAAAAGACGCTGCCGCTGCCATCGCCGCAGCTCAGCGCGAACACTTCCCTGCTCACACCATCATCTTTCTCGACCAGGAAGAAGGCGGGCGACTGCTCGATGAACAGGCCGCTTATCTCTTCGCCTGGACCGAAGCCGTCGCTCATTCCGGCTATCTTCCTGGCGTCTACGCCAGCGGCCAGCCTGTCAGCGAAGGCCACGGGCACACCATCACCACCGTACAGGACATTCGCGAACAAGTCGCAGCCAAGCACCTCCACCCAATCGCCATCTTCGTCTACCAGGACGCCTGCCCGCCCTCCAATGGCTGCACGCTCAACCCTCCGTCTATCGCAAAGAGTGGAACTCCCGATGCACTCGTCTGGCAGTACGCGCAGTCGCCACGGCGCAAGTCCATCACACGTGCCTGCGCCAAAACCTACTCCTCTGATGGCAACTGCTACGCGCCAAATACGCCAAAGCTGCTGCTCGATATGAGCGTATCCGACTCGCCCAACCCCTCACACGGGCGCTGA
- the tldD gene encoding metalloprotease TldD has translation MTKPAPDHKRYFIDKLGVSERLMERCLGEALSAGGDYADLYFESVTSTSLGIDESLVKTASQGISVGCGVRVVSGERTGYAYTDDLSSDRLLRAARTAALIASGPAKELMSGFRQPESAQSLYPIAGATSDAEISAKLALIERADKAARAYDPRIVQVRAGFNDELRRILVAASDGTFASDTQPLARLNIFVIATDGTNTARGTSGGGGRVTMDFFEGTKSPEHFAREAARTAILQLSAIDAPAGEMQVVLGPGWPGVLLHEAVGHGLEADFNRKKTSAFAGLIGQQVASPKVTVVDNGLMPGRRGSLNVDDEGTPTQETVLIENGILKGFLSDKLNARLMGMPNTGSGRRESYHHIPMPRMTNTYMLNGEDMPEDILKSVKRGLYAVNFGGGQVDITNGKFVFSASEAYLIEDGKVTAPVKGATLIGNGPEALKYVSMVGNDLALDEGIGTCGKAGQSVPVGVGMPTVKLDRMTVGGTGQA, from the coding sequence ATGACGAAACCCGCCCCGGACCACAAACGCTACTTCATCGACAAGCTCGGCGTCTCCGAACGCCTGATGGAACGATGCCTCGGCGAGGCGCTCTCGGCCGGTGGCGATTATGCCGACCTCTACTTTGAGTCCGTCACCTCGACCTCGCTCGGCATCGACGAGTCGCTGGTCAAGACCGCAAGCCAAGGCATTAGCGTGGGCTGCGGCGTGCGCGTCGTCTCCGGCGAGCGCACCGGCTACGCCTACACCGACGACCTCTCGAGCGACCGCCTGCTCCGCGCCGCTCGCACTGCCGCACTGATCGCCAGCGGACCAGCTAAGGAACTGATGAGCGGCTTCCGCCAGCCCGAATCCGCGCAGTCGCTCTATCCCATCGCAGGCGCGACCAGCGATGCTGAGATCTCCGCCAAGCTCGCCCTCATCGAGCGCGCTGATAAGGCCGCCCGCGCGTACGACCCGCGCATCGTGCAGGTGCGCGCCGGCTTCAACGATGAGTTGCGCCGCATCCTCGTCGCCGCCTCCGACGGCACGTTCGCCTCAGATACGCAGCCGCTCGCGCGACTCAACATCTTCGTCATCGCCACGGATGGGACCAATACGGCGCGGGGAACCTCGGGCGGCGGCGGCCGCGTCACCATGGATTTCTTCGAGGGCACGAAGTCTCCTGAGCACTTCGCCCGCGAAGCCGCTCGCACTGCCATCCTGCAACTGAGCGCCATCGATGCTCCTGCAGGCGAGATGCAGGTCGTTCTCGGCCCCGGCTGGCCCGGCGTGCTGCTGCACGAGGCGGTCGGCCATGGCCTCGAAGCCGACTTCAATCGCAAGAAAACCTCTGCTTTCGCCGGATTGATTGGTCAACAAGTGGCCAGCCCCAAAGTCACGGTCGTTGATAACGGCCTGATGCCCGGACGCCGCGGCTCGTTGAACGTGGACGACGAAGGCACGCCCACTCAGGAAACGGTGCTGATTGAAAACGGCATCCTCAAAGGCTTCCTCTCCGACAAACTGAACGCGCGTCTGATGGGAATGCCGAACACGGGCAGCGGACGCCGCGAGAGCTATCACCACATCCCCATGCCGCGCATGACGAACACCTATATGCTCAACGGCGAAGACATGCCGGAGGACATCCTTAAGAGCGTCAAGCGCGGCCTCTACGCGGTGAACTTCGGCGGCGGCCAGGTGGACATCACCAACGGCAAGTTCGTTTTCTCGGCCTCGGAAGCGTATCTGATTGAAGACGGCAAGGTCACTGCGCCAGTCAAGGGGGCAACGCTGATTGGCAACGGCCCCGAAGCGCTCAAGTATGTCTCGATGGTCGGCAACGATCTCGCGCTCGATGAAGGTATCGGCACCTGCGGCAAGGCTGGACAATCCGTGCCCGTCGGCGTGGGGATGCCGACAGTGAAGCTCGATCGCATGACCGTCGGAGGGACGGGGCAGGCCTGA
- the rpmE gene encoding 50S ribosomal protein L31, with the protein MPKEGIHPKYETITVKCACGSHFETRSTHKGDIVLEICSNCHPFFTGKQKLVDTAGRVERFRRKFAKSDAAKAEAAK; encoded by the coding sequence ATGCCCAAAGAGGGAATCCACCCGAAGTACGAAACCATCACCGTCAAGTGCGCCTGCGGCAGCCACTTCGAGACCCGCTCCACCCACAAGGGGGACATCGTCCTCGAAATCTGCTCCAACTGCCACCCGTTCTTCACCGGCAAGCAGAAGCTGGTCGACACGGCAGGCCGCGTCGAGCGCTTCCGCCGCAAGTTTGCCAAGAGCGATGCAGCCAAGGCCGAGGCCGCGAAGTAA
- a CDS encoding tRNA dihydrouridine synthase: MKKRYTLEQKRWDAPVEHAMPRHSRVPASFSIGNVKIAPATVLAPMAGVTDTVFRRFIKNASQFSAAVTDADVAQETTNQQSGCGLIMTEFTSADGLSRMRETKRKRYLTYYDDEHPIAAQLFGSNPETLAESARIVQDAGFDIVDLNLGCPAKRVVACNGGSGLLKDLPQIERIFKAIRAAVTIPFTVKIRMGWNDKNIVCVELAKLAEDSGLNAVALHARTREDGYTGQARWEYIAACKDAVKIPVIGNGDIRTPEDAAAMVEKTGCDAVMIGRTAPANPWIFRQIAQYTATKDATGAGTYDVPTNEDRYHMIRTYFQMLVDEIAIEEAAEAARAAAITAAGQTAREQRHRDCVGKMKQFASWFTHGVPGGAALRKQIFESKNGTAVLGAIERFFESSHEAVAEDMLVDNTSLEAIGAGCD; this comes from the coding sequence ATGAAGAAGCGGTACACACTCGAGCAGAAGCGCTGGGACGCGCCGGTTGAGCACGCGATGCCCAGACACAGCCGTGTGCCTGCCAGCTTCTCTATCGGCAACGTCAAAATCGCACCGGCGACCGTGCTCGCTCCGATGGCCGGCGTGACCGACACCGTCTTCCGCCGCTTCATCAAGAACGCAAGCCAGTTCAGCGCCGCCGTCACCGACGCAGACGTGGCGCAGGAGACGACCAACCAGCAGTCCGGCTGCGGCCTTATCATGACGGAGTTCACCTCCGCCGACGGACTCTCTCGAATGCGCGAGACCAAGCGCAAGCGCTACCTGACCTACTACGACGACGAGCACCCGATTGCAGCGCAGCTCTTCGGCTCAAACCCGGAGACACTCGCCGAATCGGCACGCATCGTTCAGGATGCGGGCTTCGATATCGTCGACTTAAATCTCGGCTGCCCCGCCAAACGCGTCGTTGCCTGCAATGGCGGCTCTGGCCTGTTGAAAGACCTGCCGCAGATCGAGCGCATCTTCAAGGCCATCCGCGCCGCGGTGACGATTCCCTTTACGGTGAAGATCCGCATGGGCTGGAACGACAAGAACATCGTCTGCGTGGAGCTGGCGAAGCTGGCCGAAGACTCCGGCCTGAACGCTGTAGCCCTGCACGCCCGCACACGCGAGGACGGCTACACCGGCCAGGCGCGCTGGGAGTACATCGCCGCCTGCAAAGACGCGGTGAAGATTCCCGTCATCGGCAACGGCGACATCCGCACTCCGGAAGACGCTGCCGCGATGGTTGAAAAGACCGGCTGCGACGCCGTGATGATCGGCCGCACTGCGCCGGCAAATCCGTGGATCTTTCGCCAGATCGCGCAGTACACCGCGACCAAGGACGCGACCGGCGCAGGCACCTACGACGTGCCCACCAACGAAGACCGGTACCACATGATCCGCACCTACTTCCAGATGCTGGTCGATGAGATAGCCATCGAAGAGGCCGCCGAAGCCGCACGCGCTGCCGCCATCACTGCCGCCGGTCAAACCGCGCGCGAGCAACGCCACCGCGACTGCGTAGGCAAGATGAAGCAGTTCGCCAGTTGGTTCACGCATGGCGTTCCAGGCGGAGCTGCGTTGCGCAAGCAAATCTTCGAATCAAAAAATGGCACCGCAGTACTCGGCGCAATCGAACGGTTCTTCGAGTCTTCCCATGAAGCAGTCGCCGAAGACATGCTCGTGGACAATACTTCGCTCGAAGCCATCGGCGCAGGCTGCGACTGA